In Planctomycetia bacterium, one DNA window encodes the following:
- the fsa gene encoding fructose-6-phosphate aldolase gives MKFFLDTANLDEIRAGAALGIVDGVTTNPSLVAKEGKDFKTLVGQICEIIPGPVSAEVVSTTCDAMVKEGRELSKIAENVIVKLPTIPEGVKALKILAAEGVKTNLTLVFQPIQALIVAKAGATYCSPFLGRLDDIGQDGMALIDDIRLIYDNYGFRTEILAASLRHPLHVVQAAKAGADIGTMPYGVFKQLLNHPLTDIGLERFLNDFKKLQAK, from the coding sequence ATGAAGTTCTTCCTCGACACCGCCAACCTTGATGAGATTCGCGCCGGCGCGGCGCTCGGAATCGTCGACGGCGTCACGACCAATCCGAGCCTCGTCGCCAAGGAGGGCAAGGATTTCAAGACGCTCGTCGGACAAATCTGCGAGATCATCCCCGGCCCCGTTTCGGCCGAGGTCGTCTCCACCACGTGCGATGCGATGGTCAAGGAAGGCCGCGAGTTGTCGAAGATCGCCGAGAACGTGATCGTCAAGCTGCCGACCATTCCCGAAGGCGTGAAAGCGCTGAAAATTCTCGCGGCGGAAGGCGTCAAGACCAATCTCACGCTGGTGTTCCAGCCGATCCAGGCCCTGATCGTCGCCAAGGCCGGGGCGACGTATTGCTCGCCGTTCCTGGGCCGGCTGGACGACATCGGCCAGGACGGCATGGCGTTGATTGATGACATTCGTCTTATCTACGACAACTACGGATTCCGCACCGAGATTCTCGCCGCCAGCCTGCGCCATCCGCTGCACGTCGTCCAGGCGGCCAAGGCCGGCGCCGACATCGGCACCATGCCCTACGGCGTCTTCAAGCAATTGCTCAACCACCCGCTCACCGATATCGGTCTCGAACGATTTCTCAACGATTT